From the genome of Miscanthus floridulus cultivar M001 chromosome 10, ASM1932011v1, whole genome shotgun sequence, one region includes:
- the LOC136489090 gene encoding UPF0481 protein At3g47200-like has product MVTKRDARTMTLTQDRYLQMEGEQQPENVEQQQQQQPVLEIVEQQKQQQPMLENVEQQQQEEQEQQQLVLENVEQQQEQEQQQPVLENVEQQQQQPVLDNVEQEQQQHQEEEQQQHQEEQQQHQEEEEQQQQQQQQHHVQEIVEEEEEEEINLGEAIRPLVGGYGRGKKPPSIYRVPDRIKRGNTEAYRPKLVSMGPLHYGEADLMPMEHHKKEAVLQRIKRYGKPVQYVASIQEVVEELVGEYDNLDEKWRTEGQPVQEAVSYRGLFTAGWFGVREKHCSWLEIYDRLQASEQAGRDEFVQMMVMDGCFLLESLERYFDYPTGNPVFSYHGCLTLYTAIQSDIVVMENQLPLLVLYTLLAVERHTALRVAEVNTIVLGFLGFSYGPIWTAAHPLDLLHKKLSDAGIRFKSSKTQFIHDINFKNGLLSLPVFKAHDDTKKHLLNLLAFEKLYPCTGHEVLSYVCFMDNLVNTGRDVELLRSKGAS; this is encoded by the exons atggtcaccaaaagggacgcaagaaccatgacgctgacccaggaccggtacctgcag ATGGAAGGGGAGCAGCAGCCCGAGAAtgtggagcagcagcagcagcagcaacctgTGCTAGAGATTGTCGAGcagcagaagcagcagcagcccatGCTGGAGAAtgtcgagcagcagcagcaggaggagcaggagcagcagcagctcgtgCTGGAGAATGTcgagcagcagcaggagcaggagcagcagcagcccgtgCTGGAGAAtgtcgagcagcagcagcagcagcccgtgCTGGACAATgttgagcaggagcagcagcagcaccaagaagaggagcagcagcagcaccaagaggagcagcagcagcaccaagaggaggaggagcagcagcagcagcagcagcaacagcaccaTGTGCAGGAGATtgtggaggaggaagaagaggaggagattAACTTGGGGGAGGCCATTAGA CCACTGGTCGGTGGTTACGGGCGTGGCAAGAAGCCACCTTCTATCTACCGTGTCCCGGATCGGATCAAGCGCGGCAACACCGAGGCATATCGGCCAAAGCTGGTGTCCATGGGCCCGCTGCACTACGGCGAGGCTGACCTGATGCCCATGGAGCATCACAAGAAGGAGGCCGTCTTGCAGCGCATCAAGCGCTACGGGAAGCCTGTGCAGTACGTAGCGTCTATACAAGAGGTTGTTGAGGAGTTGGTTGGTGAGTACGACAACCTCGATGAAAAATGGCGCACTGAAGGTCAGCCTGTTCAGGAGGCCGTAtcatatcgtggattatttactgctggctggtttggtgtgagagaaaaacactgttcctggctggaaatttacgatcgtttacaagcaagcgaacaggctggtaGAGATGAGTTTGTCCAGATGATGGTGATGGATGGATGTTTCTTACTGGAGTCGTTAGAGCGCTACTTCGATTACCCAACAGGCAACCCCGTCTTCAGTTATCACGGGTGCCTCACCCTGTATACAGCTATCCAATCAGACATTGTCGTTATGGAGAATCAGCTCCCGCTGCTTGTTCTGTATACACTCCTAGCCGTTGAACGGCACACAGCCCTG AGGGTTGCAGAGGTCAACACAATAGTGCTGGGTTTCTTGGGTTTCTCGTACGGGCCAATTTGGACAGCTGCCCACCCTTTGGACTTGTTACATAAGA AGCTTAGTGATGCTGGGATTCGTTTCAAGTCGAGCAAAACTCAGTTCATCCATGACATCAACTTTAAAAATGGCCTGCTTAGCTTGCCGGTGTTCAAGGCGCATGATGATACCAAGAAGCATCTTCTGAATCTGCTGGCCTTTGAGAAGTTGTATCCATGCACTGGCCATGAGGTGCTGTCGTACGTGTGCTTCATGGACAACCTAGTTAATACAGGAAGAGATGTTGAGCTGCTGAGATCTAAAGGG GCATCATAG
- the LOC136489089 gene encoding UPF0481 protein At3g47200-like — MEGEQQPENVEQQQQQQPVLEIVEQQEQQQPMLENVEQQQQPVLENVEQQQQQQQQPVLDNVEQEQQQHQEEEQQQEQQHHQEEEEQQQQQQQHHVQEIVEEEEEEEINLGEAIRVMEAGCASWIVEMEETLVNSHWSVVTGRGKKPPSIYRVPDRIKRGNTEAYRPKLVSMGPLHYGEADLMPMEHHKKEAVLQRIKRYGKPLVEYVASIQKVVDELLGEYDNLDEKWRTEGRDEFVQMMVMDGCFLLESLQRYFDYPTGNPVFSYHGCLTLYTAIQSDIVVMENQLPLLVLYTLLAVERHTALRVAEVNTIVLELSDAGIRFKSSKTQFIHDINFKNGLLSLPVFKAHDDTKKHLLNLLAFEKLYPCTGHEVLSYVCFMDNLVNTGRDVELLRSKGVIKNLLSSRGGSKGEHFPGLVEYVGVTGPAYSFDHYAAAPDAADRAHMVFNNKAEWVKQELWDFFRCQDEHEARADVVATKCYKKLVVDMHYEARI, encoded by the exons ATGGAAGGGGAGCAGCAGCCCGAGAAtgtggagcagcagcagcaacaacaacctgTGCTAGAGATTGTCgagcagcaggagcagcagcagcccatgcTGGAGAAtgtcgagcagcagcagcagcccgtgCTGGAGAAtgtcgagcagcagcagcagcagcagcagcagcccgtgCTGGACAATgttgagcaggagcagcagcagcaccaagaagaggagcagcagcaggagcagcagcaccaccaagaggaggaggagcagcagcagcagcagcaacagcaccaTGTGCAGGAGATtgtggaggaggaagaagaggaggagattAACTTGGGGGAGGCCATTAGAGTCATGGAGGCTGGGTGTGCCAGTTGGATAGTCGAGATGGAAGAGACACTCGTCAACAGCCACTGGTCGGTGGTTACGGGGCGTGGCAAGAAGCCACCTTCTATCTACCGTGTCCCAGATCGGATCAAGCGCGGCAACACCGAGGCATATCGGCCAAAGCTGGTGTCCATGGGCCCGCTGCACTACGGCGAGGCTGACCTGATGCCCATGGAGCATCACAAGAAGGAGGCCGTCTTGCAGCGCATCAAGCGCTACGGGAAGCCTCTAGTGGAGTACGTAGCGTCTATACAAAAGGTTGTTGATGAGTTGCTTGGTGAGTACGACAACCTCGATGAAAAATGGCGCACTGAAGGTAGAGATGAGTTTGTCCAGATGATGGTGATGGATGGATGTTTCTTACTGGAGTCGTTACAGCGCTACTTCGATTACCCAACAGGCAACCCCGTCTTCAGTTATCACGGGTGCCTCACCCTGTATACAGCTATCCAATCAGACATTGTCGTTATGGAGAATCAGCTCCCGCTGCTTGTTCTGTATACACTCCTAGCCGTTGAGCGGCACACAGCCCTG AGGGTTGCAGAGGTCAACACAATAGTGCTGG AGCTTAGTGATGCTGGGATTCGTTTCAAGTCGAGCAAAACTCAGTTCATCCATGACATCAACTTTAAAAATGGCCTGCTTAGCTTGCCGGTGTTCAAGGCGCATGATGACACCAAGAAGCATCTTCTGAATCTGCTGGCCTTTGAGAAGTTGTATCCATGCACTGGCCATGAGGTGCTGTCGTACGTGTGCTTCATGGACAACCTAGTTAATACAGGAAGAGATGTTGAGCTGCTGAGATCTAAAGGGGTAATAAAGAACTTGCTGAgcagcaggggcggatccaagggG gagcacttccctggtcTGGTTGAGTACGTCGGAGTGAcggggccggcctactcgtttgaccactatgccgCCGCCCCTGATGCTGCAGATCGGGCCCATatggtattcaacaacaaggcggagtgggtgaagcaagagctgtgg gatttctttagatgtcaGGACGAACATGAGGCCAGGGCAGAtgtggtggctaccaaatgctacaaaaaactcgtcgtggacatgcattacgaggcgcgcatctag